CCGGTGCCGGCCTCGATGTGGATGACGGTCTTGTCGATGAACATCTCTAGCTGCCCGCCATTCAGACGCGCTTCGCGTGGATCTTCTCGAGGAGCTGCCGGTACCCGGCCACGTCGCCGGCCGGAACCAGGTCCGAGATAGCGTCCAGGGTCGCGGAGATCTCCGGCTCGGTAGCGCCCGCGTTGAGCGCCCCGTGCAGGTGCGAATGGAGCTGGCGTTGCTGCCCAGTCGCGGCGCACGCAGCTACGACGGCGAGCTCCCGGCGCTTGAGGTCGAGCCCTGCGCGAGCGAGGACTTTGCCATAGCCGTCGACGATCATCCATTCGTCGAGATCCGGATGCAGCGCGCGGATGTTGCCGCGCAGGTTCTCGTACGAGTCGCCGTACACGATCCGGCAGGTTTCCTCGCCGCGCGCCCGCCATCCGTCCACCCGGTCACCGGCGGCAGGCTCTGTAGCACGCGCTGGCGCCGGCGGGCCGACAGCTCGCCAGGCGCGAGCGGCGTTGAGCGCGCGCGGAAAACCGGCGAACAGATACGACTGCAGAATGACTTCGTCGATGACCACACGCGACGCCACGCGCGCACCGGCCTCCAGCTCCCGCCGGACATCGGCTTCGCTCCCCCCGGCGATGGCCGCCGAGATCCTGACAATCGCGCGAGTCTCCTCATCGAGGAGAGTTTTATCAGCCTGTGCCTGCATGTCCGTCATCGTAGGTATGCCCGCGTGATCATCATCTTGCGGCGGAATCTAGCCGAGGTCCTCAGTTTGACCGTGGCTCGGGACCTCGGCTCGTGGGGACTCGGCCTCGGTACCCGCGCTCCGGCCGCTACGCGCGCAAACTGCGCGCGCTAAGACGCGGCCTTCGGCGGGCACCGGGCGCGAGTCCCCACACCGGAGCTGAAGCCGCGGGCGGGAGACTGCGCGCTCGACTTGCAGCTCTCAGCGTGCGCGCATCCAAATCCGGCATCCAGGCACCGCGCGACGACCTCTCCCCGATGCATCGTCCACGGGCAAACCGCGGCGAGAAGGAGAGAAACTGCGGGCGCTTGCAGTGAAGGTCGGGGCGGGCATCGGGGTCGGGCGGCCGGCCCGTCTTAGCGAGCGCAGTTTGCGAGCGTAGGGCCGGCGCCCGGCCCCGATGCCTGCCCCGACCCGGCGCGCGAAGCGCGCCGGGCAGTTCAGCCCGACTTGGGCGCGGAGCTGAACGTGGCCGTGTGGAAGTGTTCGGAGCGCGGGGCCAGGACGCCGTTGCCGGCCGTGAAATCTTTCCAGGTGACCGGCGGATAGTCGTTCGGCACCCGCTGCATCGAGATGCAACCCTGCACCGGGCACACCTGCGCGCACAGGTTGCAGCCCACGCACGCCTCCTCGATGATCTCGACAACGGGCCCGCC
The sequence above is a segment of the Gemmatimonadaceae bacterium genome. Coding sequences within it:
- a CDS encoding carboxymuconolactone decarboxylase family protein is translated as MQAQADKTLLDEETRAIVRISAAIAGGSEADVRRELEAGARVASRVVIDEVILQSYLFAGFPRALNAARAWRAVGPPAPARATEPAAGDRVDGWRARGEETCRIVYGDSYENLRGNIRALHPDLDEWMIVDGYGKVLARAGLDLKRRELAVVAACAATGQQRQLHSHLHGALNAGATEPEISATLDAISDLVPAGDVAGYRQLLEKIHAKRV